A genomic stretch from Mycobacterium cookii includes:
- a CDS encoding FkbM family methyltransferase yields the protein MQTFLKDCRWGRFLLVRGDMISTYADVYGEWCELEVSLYRRLLKTDSVVVEVGANLGLHTVPLAKIAASGRVICFEPQRLIFNVLCGNLALNNLTNVDAYRVVVGERRETITIEATDYTVPWNYGAFSVAAGFSGESHFPGRLTSESTEVAVLDEFAATAALERLDLLKVDAEGFELAVLRGAGQLIARTRPTLFVENNNPASGDELIRHIRGLGYDCYWYCTARFQPDNYNGVERSSQVVGNGVAWNPAGTDANMVCFPDGVPPIEGLPKAESFAQLVHGEVALLEKLS from the coding sequence ATGCAGACATTCCTCAAAGATTGTCGCTGGGGACGCTTTCTGCTGGTGCGCGGCGACATGATCAGTACCTACGCCGACGTCTACGGCGAGTGGTGCGAGCTGGAGGTGTCGCTGTACCGACGCCTGCTCAAAACCGACAGCGTGGTCGTCGAAGTCGGCGCCAACCTGGGCCTGCACACCGTGCCGCTGGCCAAGATCGCCGCATCGGGCCGGGTCATCTGTTTCGAGCCGCAGCGGCTGATCTTCAACGTCCTGTGCGGCAATCTCGCGCTCAACAATCTGACCAACGTCGACGCCTATCGTGTGGTGGTCGGTGAGCGTCGCGAGACCATCACCATCGAAGCCACCGACTACACCGTCCCCTGGAACTACGGCGCGTTCTCCGTGGCGGCCGGCTTCAGCGGCGAAAGCCACTTTCCCGGCCGGCTGACGTCCGAGTCCACCGAAGTCGCGGTCCTCGACGAGTTCGCCGCGACCGCGGCCCTCGAGCGCCTCGATCTCCTGAAAGTCGATGCCGAAGGATTCGAGCTGGCCGTGTTGCGCGGCGCGGGTCAGCTGATCGCCCGCACGCGGCCAACTCTGTTCGTGGAGAACAACAACCCGGCCAGTGGCGACGAGCTGATCCGGCACATCCGCGGGCTCGGCTACGACTGTTACTGGTATTGCACCGCGCGTTTTCAGCCCGACAACTACAACGGCGTCGAGCGGTCGTCGCAGGTCGTCGGTAACGGCGTCGCCTGGAATCCGGCCGGGACCGACGCCAACATGGTCTGTTTCCCCGACGGCGTGCCACCGATCGAAGGGTTGCCCAAAGCCGAGAGTTTCGCCCAGCTTGTTCACGGTGAGGTAGCGCTGCTCGAGAAGCTGTCCTGA